Genomic DNA from Peribacillus simplex NBRC 15720 = DSM 1321:
TTTCTTAATCTTATTTTTTATGACGCTTTGCATAGCCACAGCGTTTACATAATTCTTCAACTGCACATCTTCTTGAAAAACCATCGTACATATTTTTCGCCCGTTCACCATTTAAAATGTCTTCAAGTGATGTTTCGAATATATTTCCCAGCGGTATTTTGCCTTCACTGTCCAAGCAACATGGTACGACTGTACCATCCACCAAGATGCCTAACTGATCTCTAAGAGCATAGCAGAAAATATTTTCATCGATAATGTCACGGTCCAATTCCGGCCACTCAAATTTTTCGGCCATGTTTATATATACCCGGTCCTTCAACTTAATATTATTCTTTTGCTGAAGAGCTTCACTTAAGCGAATGTCCAATGAAAGCTTCTCCTCCAACATGCTAAGAATATCGTCGTTAAGGCCATTACTCGCTTTTAATTCATCCGTATCCATATTCCATAAACGAATGGCACAAATCACTTCACTCTTTTCATTTGCTTCATTTATGAAATCGGCAATATTACTGACATAAGAGTCAAGACTATTGCTCGTATCGTTTGCCTCAAAGCTATGAAGTGAAATATTCACCTGCCGAAGGGCTTTTTTGGAGAGCAGCTTGTCTTTTACCTTTTGAATCAAAGTACCGTTCGTTGTAATATTAACCTTCAGGTCATTTTCAGCACTGATATCCAGAAATGTACCCAAATTTTTATTTAAAAATGGTTCACCCATCAGATGAAAATAAATATGATCGGTGTGTGGTTTGATTTTCTTAATTACATCCGTAAACCCTTCAGGATCCATGAATTTCAGGGTCCTTTGCAAGCTGGAGCTTGGACAAAAATTACACTTCAAATTACATATATTCGTAATTTCCACATAAACTTTCTTAAACTTTCTCATTTTCTAATACCCCTACAATCAAGCTTATTGTTTCAATCTGATACTAACTATACTGGTTAGCTACTCATAAATGCAATGAAAACTTCATGGCAGCTGCTTTGACAGACATCACTTCCCATTGGCAACTAATCCGATATCCATCATTTTCTGGAAAACATTTAAATGCAACCAGAAAAAACATCTTCTCGAGATGAAGATGTTCGGTAAGATGCATACCTTAAATTTCCCGTTTGTTCTGATCTCACTTTCCTTTTTGCTCTGTGACCTTCAAACTAAGTAATTTTTCATTTTTCAAATCATGTTGTACGGTCACGATGACATGGAACTCATTTCCTTTATCCTTGATTAAAAAACTGAAATCGTCTTCGACTAGATTTTTCGCTGCAGTTTTTCTGCCTTTATATTCGTAATCGGTAATCTCAACTTCAGGATAATCCGCCTGCACTACAGCAATCGCAATCTTTCCGTATTTTTCGTAATCGGGTTTTTGGGCCTGTGCTGAAATCGCCCCTGATTGTATAATCAAAAAAATCCCCATTAACATCACGATGACCTTTTTCAAATTGTTTTCCTCCTCATACTTTCCTCTTAGTATTATTATGTAAAATTGTTCAGTTGTTATGCAGCTGCTTCGCTTCTTTTACAAGCATGATTCCAACTAATCGATTCCTCTTCAATTCCTCAGGAAACACAGTCAACGGCGGATTGGTTTCATCCACTAAATAACTAAGTTCGATCGTCATTCCCGGGCGGTGGAATTCAGTTATGAACCAATCCGTAAACCCGCTTCCTACCGCTTCTTTTTCCGGAAAGGTCAGTTCATATCCAGTCAATTCGGCAGTCTTTTTCGCAATCCCATAATCCCTCGCCATATTTTTCCGTTTATTTTTGTAATGCCAAAAGATTTCCCTTCCTGAGGTATGATAGGAAACAGCAATAAGGGGATCGACTTCCTTTGTGAAATCCGTAAGCGCTTTTACTTCAGCTGCTTCTAATGGTTTTCCGCCCTTATAAAATTGATACGTTGGTTTCGTTTCATGACTCATGACTTCTTTCCATCCAGCCGGATACTGCCTATTTAAATCAATACCTTTAGCGTTGGCTTTCCACCGGGACCAATCCCTGCTATATCGGTTCATTTTCCATACTGCAGCCTTTTCAAGAACATTTAGGTGGGATAAATCTCCTTGCTGGATGCTGACTCCATCTGGATTCAGCATCGGGATGAACCAGATGCTCACTTCATCCAATGATTCCGTCCGATATTCTCCAACAGGTTTGCCCGCTCGATAGGCGGCTGCATACTCTTCAAGCATGCGCATTAAAAGTATGGAGCTAAGCCATTCCCGTCCATGATGTGTTCCCACTAGCAAAATCGATCTTTTTCCTTTTCCTAACTTGACTGCCTTTATATTTTTCCCCTTTTCAGTTTTCCCGATTATTTGAACGTCCAGTTCATACTGCTTTTGGATTCCTTGCAGATCCATTTCCATCTGTTCAGGGGAATACACTTCTGCCGCCAGCGATTGTTCAGGGAAAAAAAGCAGCACCAATATTCCAATTACCATTATTTTTCTCATGTACTCACCTTTTATTTTTATTCAGGTAAAAAGCAACAACCGCGGTCCAAATACATCGCCACTTATTGTAAGGAAATGTTCTGACATATCTGAACAAAATACAAATAGCTCCTTATTAAGGGGGAGAAGAACATGAGGATTGCGGATTATGATCAGGCTTTGTTTCACACACACCGTTCTGATTGGGACAGCTTGTTAGTATTGATGGTTCGAACGAAAGATCACTTTCTTTCGAAAAAAATAGAACATTTTTTGCACGCTTACAGGTTTGAGCATGATTATCAAATTGTTCAATCCCAGTTGTATGCACTGCTTCGTTATCTGGATCATGCGGCAGAAAAAACAAGTGATTATTTAAGTGAACTTCCAAGCTAAAAACAACTATAGTTTTTGCAAAACGGGAAAATTTATACAAGAAGATTGATTAGCGGGGATATAACTTTGGCTGGTGAAACCCTATAAAAACAAGGAAGGGTCAGGTATTTAAATACCTGACCCTCATTTCATTATTTTTTCATTGTAGCATATGCAGTTGCATACATTTTAAGCTCTTCAATCATACCTTCTACAAGTACGGCAGACTCTTCAAATAAACCATCATTTTCGTAATCGAAGCAATGTGGATCCAGAACTAATTGTTTTGCGATCACATTTGCATAAAGGCTTCGACCCACTGTCCTCATGGAATTCAAGGCATTGATCCCGCCTTTTCCTCCGCCAGATACAGCCAATAATGCTACTGGTTTATGCGTGAATTGTTCACTGCTTAGAAAATCCAAGGCATTTTTCAAGGCACCGCTCATGGAGCCATGATATTCCGGAGTGGTCAGAATTACGCCATCAGCTTCCTCGATGCTTTTCCGAAGACCTTGAATCACTTCCAATTGATATTGCTCACCTTCACCTGAATATAAAGGGATTTCACTATTGCTTAAATCAATAAGTTCCGCTCCGTATTTCTTGGATATGTAGCGTGAAGCTATCCCCGTCCGCCCTTGTTTACGTGGTGAACCATTAATGATTACTAATTTCATGAATATATACCTCCATTATTCCCGATGTTTTCCGAGATCAGTCGCCAATACAGTATACCAAAACCGAAGGGGAATTTCCTAGAGTTTTGATAATTCATGCTACTAAAGATTTGCCCTCACGAAAAAACGAAAGACCAAAGAAGTCTTTCGTTTAGCTTTCATACATTTAAACTAATGCTTCAATCTTGCTCATGAAATCTTCCATGACACCCGATAACTTGGACTCAGCTTCCGGCATTGATTTACCTTGGACACCGAAGTAGAATTTTATTTTCGGTTCAGTACCTGAAGGACGTAGGCAAACCCATGTACCATCTTCAAGGAAATACTTCAAAACATTTGATTTCGGAAGCTCGATCAATTCTTCACCATTTGAAAGTAATGTACGCTTTTTACCGCTTTGATAATCTTCTTCAGCGACTACCTGAATGCCAGCTATTCGGGCAGGAGGACTTTGACGGAATTGATTCAATATTCCTTGAATCTGTTTTGCCCCCTCAATGCCCTTTAAAGTCAATGAACGCAATCCTTCCAAGTAAAAACCGTACTTTTCAAACACATTCAGCAACCCTTCATATAGTGTCAATCCCTGCTTTTTATAATGAGCACAGACTTCAACAGCCAGCACTGCCGCTTGAATGGCATCCTTATCACGTGCAAAGTCTTTAATCAGATAACCGTAGCTTTCTTCATATCCGAACAAAAAGCTATTTTCCCCGCTTTCATGATACTGATTTATTTTCTCGGCGATGAACTTAAACCCGGTAAGTACATCAACCGTCT
This window encodes:
- a CDS encoding DUF3889 domain-containing protein, with the protein product MKKVIVMLMGIFLIIQSGAISAQAQKPDYEKYGKIAIAVVQADYPEVEITDYEYKGRKTAAKNLVEDDFSFLIKDKGNEFHVIVTVQHDLKNEKLLSLKVTEQKGK
- a CDS encoding NADPH-dependent FMN reductase produces the protein MKLVIINGSPRKQGRTGIASRYISKKYGAELIDLSNSEIPLYSGEGEQYQLEVIQGLRKSIEEADGVILTTPEYHGSMSGALKNALDFLSSEQFTHKPVALLAVSGGGKGGINALNSMRTVGRSLYANVIAKQLVLDPHCFDYENDGLFEESAVLVEGMIEELKMYATAYATMKK
- a CDS encoding radical SAM/SPASM domain-containing protein, translating into MRKFKKVYVEITNICNLKCNFCPSSSLQRTLKFMDPEGFTDVIKKIKPHTDHIYFHLMGEPFLNKNLGTFLDISAENDLKVNITTNGTLIQKVKDKLLSKKALRQVNISLHSFEANDTSNSLDSYVSNIADFINEANEKSEVICAIRLWNMDTDELKASNGLNDDILSMLEEKLSLDIRLSEALQQKNNIKLKDRVYINMAEKFEWPELDRDIIDENIFCYALRDQLGILVDGTVVPCCLDSEGKIPLGNIFETSLEDILNGERAKNMYDGFSRRCAVEELCKRCGYAKRHKK
- a CDS encoding M14 family zinc carboxypeptidase; this translates as MRKIMVIGILVLLFFPEQSLAAEVYSPEQMEMDLQGIQKQYELDVQIIGKTEKGKNIKAVKLGKGKRSILLVGTHHGREWLSSILLMRMLEEYAAAYRAGKPVGEYRTESLDEVSIWFIPMLNPDGVSIQQGDLSHLNVLEKAAVWKMNRYSRDWSRWKANAKGIDLNRQYPAGWKEVMSHETKPTYQFYKGGKPLEAAEVKALTDFTKEVDPLIAVSYHTSGREIFWHYKNKRKNMARDYGIAKKTAELTGYELTFPEKEAVGSGFTDWFITEFHRPGMTIELSYLVDETNPPLTVFPEELKRNRLVGIMLVKEAKQLHNN
- a CDS encoding YhdB family protein; the encoded protein is MRIADYDQALFHTHRSDWDSLLVLMVRTKDHFLSKKIEHFLHAYRFEHDYQIVQSQLYALLRYLDHAAEKTSDYLSELPS